The following DNA comes from Capsicum annuum cultivar UCD-10X-F1 chromosome 7, UCD10Xv1.1, whole genome shotgun sequence.
TTCACACTCTTCCATGATATTGCTCCTCCAGCTAAcagaaataaatattcaaatgtagattttcttgtatccacacaactaataatctgaatctgaataTCCAACAATATCTAAATGATCAGATCTTTTATAAGTAAGCATATGATCTTTCGTTCCTTGTAAGTATCGCAACACTTTCTTTGCAGCCTTCCAGTGATCTATTTCAGGATTACTTTGATATCGGCCCAATATCCCAATAGTGAAATTGATGTCTGGTTTTGTACGTGTCTAGCCATACATTagactcccaactattgatgcataaggaatatctttcatttgctttcATTCCAAGTCATTCCTTGGACATTGATTGAGACTAaggcctcatttttttttttttaagattaagacgtctgaatctgaatggatatctgaatgattaagatgttattTCTAGATCTGAagactgaatgattaagactgtttgttttttaacATCTGAATGTACACAATATATTTATTCGTAATATGTatgcaattcaaatttaaaaagtaataaaatattatattatatgaaaaaaatatttgataaagtattaacttaaacatccaaaattattatttgagtgataattaaaatatttcagataaatatattatgttaaatataatttttaaactatttaaattattaaaaaaaatatcaattcaaaattatATTGTGATAAgatgtaattataaaaaattaaatttaacataAAGTCATCTATCAAGTAACTGACccaacaaactaaaataattagtcagatataattttgacttagatacataaatattaaatgaataactaattaataatcatCTAATTTTAACATTCTACTAATGAAAAGATCAAATAACTAATTAATGAACTCTTAAATGCTTCAACTTCAATGCATTAACTTGAATGCAAGTTCCTCACGCATACTGTGCATTATCTGAGAATCTTCAACTGTCCAGCTAGGTCCGTTTGTTTCCTCAAATGttttttcttgttgttcttcttcatcAAATATTACTTGAGATGTATCAAATTGATTAAACAATTCATCATTGATGCGTTcctttctaataaaattattaaCTGCAAAACATGCAATAACAACATCTCTTTGGATATTGATAGGATATGGAGCCATTTTGTTCAATAGAGGAAATCTTGCTTTCAGTACTCCATACGAGCGTTTGATAACATTTCTAAGTTGTGCATAGGCATGATTAAACTTTTCCTCCTTAGTTATGGCACGCCTATGGCAATAGTATCCTAGCCAATATCTAACATTACGATACGATGCTAGAAATCCTCCAGTATTTGAATATGCCACATCACATAGATAATATTTATCTGACGTTAAAACAAAAAGGTTAATTTATCATATTGAAagactaaataattattttaattatttaaacttTATTACTTACTAGATGGAGGAAATGGAAAGCCATTATCTGGATTAGATACAACTTTTGTTAGAACTCGTGCATTATGTGCTACCCCTTCCAATCCAGCATAAACATAAGTGAAGACCATATTAAAGTCACATAGAACATTCTGATAGCATTTACCTTTTCCTCTTCCTCTGtaaataatttattgattagCAGGAACAACAGCGTGTACTAATGTCCCGTCTAGTGCACCTATTGCTCCCTGTCAATTTATACATTTGTGTcaacataatgaatttttttttctaaaattctatAATAGTAATTTAAAAATAGTACCTTAAATATTCTTCGCAACCTCTTATTATGAGCACCAAGAATATCCATATTCGAATCAAATGTTGTAAGTGTCATCATCTCTTTggcaaatttcatcattgccTCAAGAACCTCATGAAAATACTTGTGCACCGTTTGCGAAGAATGCTGAAATCTTCTCTTAATAACGGCATAGCGCTCATTATGTCCTATAATAGTTAAAAACATTGCTATTTTTTCTTCGACAGATATATGTTTACTATCTGTGAGCCATCCATTTTGTCTAAAATGTTGACATAGCCGAACATATGCATCACGTGATATGCGCATCAATTCTATACATTGTCGATTAGAACCAGACAATAATTCTAatgtatattttttatcaaataaagATGATGTTAAATCTTATTTCTTCGATCATATGTGAGTCTATAACATTTTCTTTGCCAATATAAGctcatcaacaataatatttgaTCATCAATATCCATGTCGAATCTGttctacaaataaaaaatataatgcaCAGTAATAAGTACAACTAGCTACATATTTTGCAAGATCAGGAATTACATATAACAATAACAAAgtgattataaaaattttatactcAAACATAGCAAAACATAAAAACAATGTAGTTCACCAACAAACATGTTTCACAAGCATCACATATAGCATTTCAAAgtttcaaaaattattataaaaattaactaaaaaaaacatACAAACTAGATTTCTAGAAATCTCCGAGTCTAATAAATATACTAGTAAttcacaaaattaaagaatacCCATTTTTTCCCCATGACTTTAACCCAATTCTCTAATTTATCAGTCTCTGTTAGTTTCATCCATACTTTTCGATAGCTATCACTTTCACAGAGTATACTAACAGTTGCAGAGTACAATAGATCTCCCCATCCAAGTCCATCTAATTTTTCCATACATTCCTCAACTTCAGGTGCACTTTTTTGTTAATTAATAATTCCAATGCGGTACTTATTTTCTCATCAATTTTCAATTGGaatgatgttttttttcttttctttcccaaattcattttttcaattgaaattgaagattGAGATGGAAAATTGTTAAAagcttcatcatttttttcatcaaCTAGATCTTGTAAATTATCAAGATCTATATTAGTAGATGGAGAAGGGGCACCAGGTCGCAGAGTTGTACAACTTGAACTTCAACCATGAACGCCTGTTGCAGTAGAACCCTCAAAGAGTATTGTACAAAGTTCTGGAAAGGCTAGCGGTAATCTCTTTAATACCTTTGCTTTTGGATGAGCCTATATCCAAATATAAGAAGTCATAATTTTTATATACACCTTAAACTGTTCTctttatactaaaataaaaggagaaaaaatataacGAACTAACCTTTATATATTCTTCTCACTCACTATTACACATTTGAATGGTATTAGTTGTAGGATAATAAATATTGCCCGTCTTTTTAGTTAGTGGCAACCAAgcttgatatttttcttttatataatcGTATTGGTTCTTCATATTCTTTTGTGTAGCTACAAAGTTATGCGTAGTGACCAAGACATCTTTAATTCTATCCCATGATTCCATTCTCCAAATCAATCTGTCACTAGTTTGTTCCATAACTGAAATataaaattctaatttcattatcaaatataaatacgaACTATGCATATAAATAattaatctattaaaaaaaaaaagaaaaaaaaagaactaatTAAACCAACCTAGcgttattatatgaaaaaattatactatacATAATTCAAAATTCTCATTCTACCAAATgtttaataatcatcaaaagagtAGTACAAAATATGCTACTAAGCTATATCTATATGTACATTAcatatataaagttattcagaGCTAACAAAAAATTCAGTGAGCATTAGCCAAAGCTGAAGTTATTTATTAAAGTTATTCCAAATACTTTGAATtctctactctttttttttttcaatttcagccAAATATAGTCCAAACACCTACTAAAAATATCCACTTCAAACCAGCCTATCTTCAATATCTAAAGAGTAACAGTATATCTGTAGTCAATATAACAGAGCAGGCCGATATGTCTTCTAAATGACATATAGTAAACCAAAGTAAATGGTACTCTTACTTTTGGTTGGACagtattgcttttttttttttaaagaaagcaTACTACATAAATAGAGAAAAGGGAAATAAAAACTACGCGAACGGAGAACGTATTGGCATTTAATACCACCAATACATacaaaatatgacaatacacaagtttatatattaaaattatcatTTGATTGTCAATGATAATGTTGTCAAATTTCTCTGTCCTcaattcatttttctctttatattttttagtcCAGTAACATTTAAAGAGGACAAATGTAATAAGTCGTtcaactcacttgaaatgttctTTTCATTATGCATTGCTCAAGAAAGTTTTGTTGTATTTCACGGCTTTTAATCTTTGCTTGGAAGAATCAATATTACATCTTAATTTGCTTATTCATGGAACTCTCCTATGGTTGTGTCATAACTTCTACCTATTATCTTAAATATCTTATTAGAAAACTATTACATTAACTGTCTTCAGCAGACTCAACACAATAAACaattcaactttattttcttaataacacGAAGGATCCCTTTTTTCATTCCTTTTTTATATAACAACGGTGTACGAACTAGCTTTTGCGCACCTCGATTAAATCTACGGGATACCttccacctcccaccagcaatagATATCATGTATATAACTTAGTCAGGGCCTTAAGGATAGAACAAATGGGACTTGTCTCTACTGAGATTTGAACCAGAGATATCAgtttctcaacccacttcattgaccactaggcctcACCCTTGGGTGCTTTCAAAAATCAAGTAGATGGGTTcagtttttctttcctttttttctcctgGGGGGTTGAGGGAACTAAAAGAGTCTATATTTAAGAGGCCGGGGAAGGAGTTTAGTCTCCTTATCAAGTAATATAAGTgtcaatatttttcattcaaaaagCACAAGCTTCCAATTCCAcattgtgggaatatactaggtatgttgttgttgttgttgagcacAACTTATAGTCATAATCAGATATCTACTAAAAGAAAACGGACAACTACATAACTAAATGAGATatctcttgaaaaaaaaaaaacctggAAGCCCTCGAAGAATTACAACAAGATGATCAGGACAGATATAGATAATGAAG
Coding sequences within:
- the LOC107876667 gene encoding uncharacterized protein LOC107876667; this encodes MFLTIIGHNERYAVIKRRFQHSSQTVHKYFHEVLEAMMKFAKEMMTLTTFDSNMDILGAHNKRGRGKGKCYQNVLCDFNMVFTYVYAGLEGVAHNARVLTKVVSNPDNGFPFPPSNKYYLCDVAYSNTGGFLASYRNVRYWLGYYCHRRAITKEEKFNHAYAQLRNVIKRSYGVLKARFPLLNKMAPYPINIQRDVVIACFAVNNFIRKERINDELFNQFDTSQVIFDEEEQQEKTFEETNGPSWTVEDSQIMHSMREELAFKLMH